Proteins from a genomic interval of Treponema primitia ZAS-1:
- the rpoC gene encoding DNA-directed RNA polymerase subunit beta', which produces MRDIQDFDSIMIKLASPEMIRAWSYGEVKKPETINYRTLRPEKDGLFCERIFGTTKEWECYCGKFKSIRYKGVICDRCGVEVTHFKVRRERMGHIELAAPVSHIWYYRSVPSRMGLLLDLPLAALRSVLYYEKYVVIDSGDTDLKKMQLLTEEEYYEAQDRYGQGFSAGMGAEAVRTLLENLNLDQMAIDLRVKMIDKGAKSDKRLLKRIEIVENFRNSTNKPEWMILDVIPVIPPELRPMVQLDGGRFATSDLNDLYRRVINRNNRLKRLQVLNAPDIIIRNEKRMLQEAVDALFDNSKKKRVVKGASNRPLKSISDMLKGKQGRFRQNLLGKRVDYSGRSVITVGPDLKMWQCGLPTKMALELFKPFIMKKLVDKDVVYNIKKAKMLVEQETPEVFAILDEVVKEHPVLLNRAPTLHRLGIQAFEPVLVEGKAIRLHPLVCHAFNADFDGDQMAVHVPLTQAAQMECWTLMLSARNLLNPANGKTIVFPSQDMVLGINFLTRIKPNSKGQGRRYSSSEEILMAVEAKALDWEATIKVKPVKFPIWDKAGREFIPGDDGLIETTAGRLVFNEEMPPEIPFLNYELKDKELRGLIEIVFRDKGSWTTVKMLDVIKATGYKYATVFGATIGVDDIVVPKEKPEMIDKANKAVDEIQRHWRQGTITQEERYNRVVEVWSKTNEDLTNIMMKTLEADRDGFNSVYMMANSGARGSRNQIRQLAGMRGLMAKPSGDIIELPIRSNFKEGLSVIEFFISTNGARKGLADTALKTAEAGYLTRRLVDIAQDVVVNEDDCGTINGISYSAIKDGEDIVEPLSDRIVGRYTLERVKHPITGELIVDVNEEITESIAEDIEKAGVETVRIRTVLTCEAKHGVCRRCYGRNLATNRSVDIGEAVGTIAAQSIGQPGTQLTMRTFHIGGAATKVSEENRTFLKYPVYLKEVVGTHVELENGRWLFTRRGHAVVNKVMKEYKLEAKDEPLVESGKKIIRDEPIIKRGGKEILSPEIAFALIQEAPGGGRSLYLIGQDQKIEIRNGSDFLVKKGEVVDAEKTIATFDPFSDPIIAEASGYVNYEDILPGTTLKEELDEETGNTEKRITEYQLESKQPRIFITDEEGAEVASYFLPGGAYIQVDEWLVPPDNTEGRPAERTKIKAGRIIAKTLKESAKAMDITSGLPRVSELFEARKPKSPAVLAQVGGIVFFKGIVKGKRVVTIQDDFGKEYKHLIPMAKRLQIRDGDTVEAGEALCVGAVNPHDVLHILGEATLQRYLMDEIQQVYRLQGVSINDKHIGVIVRQMMRKVEIVAVGDTKFIYGQMVDKYRFHEENGRVIAEGGQPAVARPMFQGITKASLNIDSFLSAASFQETTRVLTNAAIAGSTDYLRGLKENIIIGHPIPAGTGMKRYRAVKLFGEDQQDLDVQMQEILEQRKLEKVAEPAEEEDFSPEAEETEE; this is translated from the coding sequence ATGCGGGACATACAGGATTTTGATTCGATTATGATAAAGCTGGCCAGCCCGGAGATGATCCGGGCCTGGTCCTACGGTGAAGTGAAGAAGCCGGAGACGATTAACTACCGGACCCTGCGGCCGGAGAAGGACGGACTTTTCTGCGAGCGGATCTTCGGGACCACCAAGGAGTGGGAGTGTTACTGCGGCAAGTTCAAGTCTATCCGTTATAAGGGCGTTATCTGCGATCGCTGCGGCGTTGAGGTGACCCACTTCAAGGTACGCCGGGAACGCATGGGCCATATTGAGCTGGCCGCTCCGGTGTCCCACATCTGGTATTACCGTTCCGTGCCCAGCCGTATGGGCCTGCTCCTGGATCTTCCCCTGGCTGCTCTGCGGTCGGTGCTCTACTACGAAAAGTACGTAGTTATAGACAGCGGCGATACGGATCTTAAAAAGATGCAGCTCCTTACGGAAGAGGAATACTACGAAGCGCAGGATCGCTACGGTCAGGGCTTTTCCGCTGGTATGGGCGCAGAAGCGGTGCGGACCCTGTTGGAAAACCTCAATTTGGATCAGATGGCTATCGACCTCCGGGTAAAGATGATCGATAAGGGCGCTAAGAGCGACAAGCGGCTTCTGAAGCGCATCGAAATTGTGGAGAACTTCCGCAATTCTACGAACAAACCTGAGTGGATGATCCTTGACGTAATCCCCGTGATTCCGCCGGAACTGCGGCCCATGGTCCAGCTTGACGGCGGCCGTTTTGCCACCAGCGATCTTAACGACCTCTACCGCCGGGTGATCAACCGGAACAACCGCCTTAAACGGCTCCAGGTGCTGAACGCCCCGGATATCATCATCCGCAACGAAAAACGGATGCTCCAGGAGGCGGTGGACGCCCTGTTTGACAACTCCAAGAAAAAGCGGGTGGTCAAGGGCGCCTCCAACCGGCCCCTCAAGTCCATTAGCGATATGCTTAAGGGTAAGCAGGGACGGTTCCGGCAGAACCTGCTGGGCAAGCGGGTTGACTACTCCGGCCGCAGTGTTATTACCGTAGGACCGGATCTTAAGATGTGGCAGTGCGGGCTCCCGACTAAGATGGCCCTGGAGCTCTTCAAACCCTTTATTATGAAAAAACTGGTCGACAAGGATGTTGTTTACAATATCAAGAAGGCCAAGATGCTGGTGGAGCAGGAGACCCCCGAGGTCTTCGCCATACTGGACGAGGTGGTGAAGGAACACCCGGTATTACTGAACCGGGCGCCTACCCTGCACCGGCTGGGTATCCAGGCCTTCGAACCGGTCCTGGTTGAGGGCAAGGCTATCAGGCTGCACCCCCTGGTCTGTCATGCCTTTAACGCAGACTTTGACGGGGACCAGATGGCGGTCCACGTGCCCCTGACCCAGGCGGCGCAGATGGAGTGCTGGACCCTGATGCTCAGCGCCCGGAACCTCCTCAACCCTGCCAATGGCAAGACCATCGTATTCCCCTCCCAGGATATGGTTCTGGGGATTAACTTCCTTACCCGGATTAAGCCCAATTCTAAGGGCCAGGGCAGGCGCTATTCCTCCAGCGAGGAAATTCTCATGGCGGTGGAAGCGAAGGCCCTGGACTGGGAAGCGACTATCAAGGTAAAACCCGTTAAGTTTCCCATCTGGGATAAGGCGGGCCGGGAATTTATCCCCGGTGATGACGGGCTTATTGAGACCACCGCGGGGCGGCTGGTATTCAACGAAGAAATGCCGCCGGAAATTCCCTTCCTTAACTACGAACTCAAGGACAAGGAACTCCGGGGCCTTATTGAAATTGTTTTCCGTGATAAGGGTTCCTGGACCACCGTAAAGATGCTGGACGTTATTAAAGCTACGGGTTACAAGTACGCCACGGTTTTTGGCGCCACCATTGGTGTGGACGACATTGTGGTGCCCAAGGAAAAACCCGAGATGATCGACAAGGCTAATAAGGCGGTCGATGAAATCCAGCGGCACTGGCGCCAGGGGACCATTACCCAGGAAGAGCGGTACAACCGGGTCGTTGAAGTCTGGTCCAAGACGAACGAAGATCTAACCAACATCATGATGAAGACCCTGGAAGCGGACCGGGACGGGTTCAACTCAGTGTATATGATGGCCAACTCCGGCGCCCGGGGAAGCCGTAACCAGATCCGCCAGCTCGCGGGTATGCGGGGCCTTATGGCCAAGCCCTCCGGTGATATTATCGAACTGCCTATACGGTCCAACTTTAAAGAGGGACTGTCGGTTATCGAATTCTTTATATCCACCAACGGCGCCCGGAAGGGACTTGCCGATACGGCCCTTAAAACCGCTGAGGCGGGGTACCTTACGAGACGGCTCGTGGATATAGCCCAGGATGTGGTGGTTAACGAGGATGACTGCGGTACCATCAACGGTATCAGTTATTCTGCTATCAAGGACGGCGAGGATATTGTGGAGCCCCTGAGCGACCGCATCGTGGGCCGCTACACCCTGGAACGGGTGAAGCACCCCATCACCGGAGAGCTCATCGTCGATGTGAATGAGGAAATTACCGAAAGTATTGCTGAGGATATCGAGAAGGCCGGGGTTGAGACCGTACGTATCAGGACGGTTCTTACCTGCGAGGCCAAGCACGGGGTCTGCCGCCGTTGTTACGGGCGGAACCTGGCGACTAACCGGTCGGTGGATATCGGGGAAGCGGTGGGAACCATTGCCGCTCAGTCCATCGGTCAGCCCGGAACCCAGCTTACCATGCGGACCTTCCATATCGGCGGGGCCGCCACCAAGGTGAGCGAGGAAAATCGGACCTTCCTCAAGTACCCGGTGTATCTCAAGGAAGTTGTGGGGACCCATGTGGAGCTTGAAAACGGCCGCTGGCTCTTTACCCGCCGGGGTCATGCGGTGGTCAACAAGGTGATGAAGGAATATAAACTGGAAGCCAAGGATGAACCCCTGGTGGAAAGCGGTAAGAAGATCATCCGGGATGAACCTATCATCAAACGGGGTGGGAAAGAAATCCTCTCCCCGGAAATTGCCTTTGCCCTGATCCAGGAGGCGCCCGGAGGGGGACGAAGCCTGTACCTTATCGGTCAGGATCAGAAGATCGAAATCCGTAACGGTTCCGATTTCCTGGTAAAAAAAGGCGAGGTTGTGGATGCTGAAAAGACCATCGCCACCTTCGACCCCTTCTCGGACCCCATCATCGCGGAAGCTTCCGGGTATGTGAACTACGAGGATATACTCCCCGGCACTACCCTCAAGGAAGAGTTGGATGAGGAAACCGGAAATACGGAAAAACGGATCACCGAATATCAGTTGGAAAGCAAGCAGCCCAGGATCTTCATCACCGATGAAGAGGGCGCCGAAGTTGCATCCTACTTCCTCCCCGGAGGCGCCTATATCCAGGTTGATGAGTGGCTGGTACCTCCGGATAATACCGAAGGACGGCCCGCTGAACGGACCAAGATCAAGGCCGGGCGTATCATAGCCAAGACCTTGAAGGAAAGCGCCAAGGCCATGGACATCACCTCCGGTCTGCCGAGGGTCAGCGAGCTTTTCGAAGCCCGCAAGCCCAAGAGCCCCGCGGTTCTTGCCCAGGTTGGGGGGATCGTATTCTTCAAGGGTATCGTCAAGGGTAAGCGGGTGGTAACCATCCAGGACGACTTTGGGAAGGAGTATAAGCACCTCATTCCCATGGCCAAGCGCTTGCAGATCCGGGACGGGGATACCGTGGAAGCTGGGGAAGCCCTCTGCGTAGGGGCGGTTAACCCCCACGATGTTCTGCATATACTGGGCGAGGCCACCCTCCAGCGGTACCTGATGGACGAGATCCAGCAGGTCTACCGCCTCCAGGGCGTGTCCATCAACGACAAGCATATCGGCGTTATCGTCCGGCAGATGATGCGGAAGGTAGAGATCGTCGCCGTGGGGGACACCAAGTTCATCTACGGACAGATGGTTGACAAGTACCGGTTCCACGAGGAAAACGGACGGGTCATTGCCGAAGGCGGTCAGCCCGCGGTAGCCCGGCCCATGTTCCAGGGCATTACCAAGGCGTCCCTTAACATCGATTCCTTCCTGTCCGCGGCGAGTTTCCAGGAAACTACCCGGGTACTCACCAACGCTGCCATCGCCGGGTCCACGGACTACCTCCGGGGCCTCAAGGAAAACATCATCATCGGCCACCCCATACCGGCAGGTACCGGCATGAAGCGTTACCGGGCGGTGAAGCTTTTCGGCGAGGACCAGCAGGACCTGGACGTGCAGATGCAGGAGATCCTGGAACAGCGGAAGCTGGAAAAGGTCGCCGAGCCGGCGGAAGAGGAAGACTTTTCGCCGGAAGCGGAAGAGACGGAAGAATAG
- the rpoB gene encoding DNA-directed RNA polymerase subunit beta translates to MVKGKAITKRTYIGKDIQDVMDLPDLIDIQLCSYERFLQRERLRGKEAPELQGLEEVFRTTFPIESPNGDMTLEYEYYTLDEDNIKFSEQDCKQKGLSYAVPLKARINLIFQQTGEIRQKDIYMGDIPIMSERGTFIINGAERVVVSQIHRSPGVIFSHEKGIYSSRIIPYRGSWLEFEIDQKRELIFAKIDRKKRILGTIFLRALGYESREDVIQAFYKTEVLDVKDDRETREHFSGKILAKAVVVDGVEGEGPRKLYRAGEKLHPHNIDELLTNGVTTVEVIDFEHKDSLNSPMLINCFEREEIKFVKEDPTRDEPSKEDALSNVYSVLMPGESITVEAAEKDLQGMFFTSRRYDLGRVGRYKLNKKFNHQPPLEDFTLTKPDIIATMKFLIQVYVGDENIDDIDHLGNRRVRSVGELMANAMKTAFSRMERIAKERMSLKETDTIKPQDLISIKPVVAAIKEFYGSSQLSQFMDQVNPLAELTHKRRLNALGPGGLSRDRAGFEVRDVHYTHYGRMCPIETPEGPNIGLIVSLANYTRVNEYGFLETPYRKVSDGVATGNIEYLSAMDEDRYFIAQASAKLNTNGSFADEQISCRRQGDYTTRAPGEIQYMDVSPKQIISVSASLIPFLEHDDANRALMGSNMQRQAVPLVFPEAPRVGTGMEGKCAYDSGVLAKSRRSGTVVRVTSHEIIIKPDESGKNAPKIPETNADGLDEYRLVKYQRTNQDTCYNQRPVVKVGEKIVAGQVIADGPATRNGELALGRNILVGFMPWNGYNYEDSILISERVVKDDMFTSIHIKEFITEVRETKLGPEKITRDIPNTSEKSLDNLDAEGIIRVGAKVRSGDILVGKVTPKSETETTPEFKLLNSIFGEKAKEVRDSSLRVPHGIEGTIIDIQRLKRTEGDDLNPGVDEVVKVLIATKRKLREGDKMAGRHGNKGVVARILPEEDMPYMEDGTPLDLCLTPLGVPSRMNIGQLLETELGWAGSTLDEWYSAPVFQSPSTDQIEEKLREANLPVTSKTVLRDGRTGETFVNSIFCGIIYFLKLHHLVDDKMHARSTGPYSLVTQQPLGGKAQFGGQRLGEMEVWALEAYGAANTLQELLTIKSDDMTGRSKIYEAIVKGEPSTTAGIPESFNVLVQELRGLALDMTIYDAKGKQIPLTERDEELITKSGSNF, encoded by the coding sequence ATGGTAAAGGGTAAGGCAATCACAAAGCGAACATACATTGGCAAGGACATACAGGATGTGATGGATCTTCCGGATCTTATTGATATCCAGCTTTGTTCTTATGAACGATTTCTTCAGCGGGAACGGCTTCGGGGCAAAGAAGCGCCGGAATTGCAGGGGCTGGAGGAAGTGTTCAGAACCACCTTTCCTATCGAAAGTCCCAACGGTGATATGACCCTGGAATATGAGTACTATACCCTGGATGAGGATAATATAAAATTTTCTGAACAGGACTGTAAGCAAAAGGGTTTGTCCTACGCGGTGCCCCTGAAGGCCCGGATCAACCTGATTTTTCAGCAGACCGGTGAAATCCGTCAGAAGGATATCTACATGGGTGATATCCCCATCATGAGCGAGCGGGGTACCTTCATCATAAACGGCGCGGAACGGGTGGTGGTTTCCCAGATCCACCGTTCCCCGGGGGTCATTTTTAGCCACGAGAAGGGAATCTACTCCTCCCGGATCATTCCCTACCGTGGTTCCTGGTTGGAGTTTGAAATTGACCAGAAGCGGGAGCTGATCTTCGCCAAGATCGACCGGAAAAAGAGGATCCTGGGAACCATATTCCTCCGGGCCCTTGGGTATGAAAGCCGTGAAGACGTCATTCAGGCCTTCTACAAAACCGAAGTTCTGGACGTTAAGGATGACCGGGAAACCAGGGAGCATTTTTCCGGCAAGATACTCGCCAAAGCGGTGGTGGTTGATGGTGTAGAAGGGGAGGGACCGCGGAAACTGTACCGGGCGGGTGAGAAACTCCACCCCCACAATATCGACGAACTTTTGACCAACGGTGTTACCACCGTGGAGGTCATTGATTTTGAACATAAGGATTCTCTTAACTCTCCCATGCTGATCAACTGCTTTGAGCGGGAGGAGATTAAATTTGTGAAGGAAGATCCCACCCGGGATGAACCTTCCAAGGAAGATGCCCTTTCCAATGTCTACTCCGTGCTTATGCCCGGGGAATCGATCACCGTGGAGGCTGCCGAGAAGGACCTCCAGGGGATGTTCTTTACCAGTCGGCGTTACGACCTGGGCAGGGTGGGACGTTACAAGCTCAACAAGAAATTTAACCACCAGCCTCCGCTGGAAGATTTTACCCTGACCAAGCCGGATATTATCGCCACCATGAAGTTCCTCATCCAGGTTTATGTGGGTGATGAAAACATCGACGATATCGACCACCTGGGTAATCGGCGGGTGCGCTCCGTAGGGGAACTGATGGCCAACGCCATGAAGACCGCCTTTAGCCGCATGGAACGGATAGCCAAGGAACGGATGAGCCTGAAAGAGACCGATACGATTAAGCCCCAGGACTTGATTTCCATTAAGCCCGTGGTTGCGGCCATCAAGGAATTTTACGGTTCCAGCCAGCTTTCCCAGTTCATGGACCAGGTAAATCCCCTGGCGGAACTGACCCACAAGCGGCGGCTTAACGCCTTGGGCCCCGGGGGACTTTCCCGCGACCGGGCGGGCTTCGAGGTGCGGGATGTTCACTACACCCACTACGGCCGCATGTGTCCCATCGAAACACCGGAAGGTCCGAATATCGGTCTTATCGTGTCCCTGGCCAACTATACCCGGGTAAACGAATACGGCTTCCTGGAAACACCCTACCGGAAAGTATCCGATGGGGTAGCCACGGGCAATATAGAATACCTTTCCGCCATGGACGAGGACCGGTACTTCATCGCCCAGGCTTCAGCAAAGCTGAACACCAACGGTTCTTTTGCGGACGAACAGATTTCCTGCCGCCGTCAGGGGGACTATACCACCAGGGCGCCCGGGGAAATCCAGTACATGGACGTATCCCCCAAGCAGATCATCTCGGTCTCCGCTTCCCTGATCCCCTTCCTGGAACACGACGACGCCAACCGGGCCCTGATGGGTTCCAACATGCAGCGTCAGGCGGTACCCCTGGTATTCCCCGAGGCGCCGCGGGTCGGAACCGGTATGGAAGGAAAGTGCGCCTACGACTCCGGCGTGTTAGCCAAGTCCCGGCGCAGCGGTACTGTGGTACGGGTTACCTCCCACGAAATTATTATTAAGCCCGATGAAAGCGGGAAGAACGCCCCCAAGATTCCGGAAACCAACGCCGACGGCCTGGATGAATACCGGTTGGTGAAGTACCAGCGGACAAACCAGGACACCTGCTATAACCAGCGGCCGGTGGTCAAGGTTGGGGAGAAGATCGTGGCCGGTCAGGTTATTGCCGACGGTCCTGCCACCCGGAACGGGGAACTTGCCCTGGGGCGTAACATCCTGGTGGGCTTTATGCCCTGGAACGGGTACAACTACGAAGACTCCATACTTATTTCGGAACGGGTGGTTAAGGACGATATGTTCACTTCCATCCATATAAAAGAGTTTATCACCGAAGTCCGGGAGACTAAGCTGGGGCCGGAAAAGATAACCCGGGATATTCCCAATACTTCGGAGAAGAGCCTGGATAACCTGGACGCCGAAGGCATTATCCGGGTGGGCGCCAAGGTGCGCTCCGGAGACATACTGGTAGGAAAGGTAACGCCGAAGAGCGAAACCGAAACCACCCCGGAGTTCAAGCTCCTTAACTCCATATTCGGCGAGAAGGCCAAGGAAGTGCGGGATTCCAGCCTCCGGGTACCCCACGGTATCGAGGGGACCATCATAGACATCCAGCGCTTAAAACGCACCGAAGGGGACGACCTTAACCCCGGTGTGGACGAAGTAGTAAAAGTGTTGATCGCCACCAAACGGAAACTCCGTGAGGGTGATAAGATGGCGGGCCGCCACGGTAATAAGGGTGTTGTGGCACGGATACTGCCGGAAGAGGATATGCCCTACATGGAAGACGGTACGCCACTGGATCTGTGCCTTACACCCCTGGGGGTTCCTTCCCGTATGAATATCGGCCAGCTCTTGGAAACCGAACTTGGCTGGGCGGGCTCCACCCTGGACGAATGGTATTCCGCCCCGGTGTTCCAGTCCCCCTCTACGGATCAGATCGAGGAAAAGCTCAGGGAAGCGAATCTACCCGTAACCAGTAAGACCGTGCTCCGGGACGGCCGGACCGGGGAGACCTTTGTGAACTCCATATTCTGCGGGATCATCTACTTCCTCAAGCTCCACCACCTGGTTGACGACAAGATGCACGCCCGGTCCACCGGTCCCTATTCCTTAGTAACCCAGCAGCCCTTAGGCGGCAAGGCCCAGTTCGGCGGTCAGCGTCTTGGGGAAATGGAAGTCTGGGCTCTGGAAGCGTACGGCGCGGCCAATACCTTACAGGAACTTTTGACCATCAAGTCCGACGATATGACGGGCCGGTCTAAGATATACGAAGCCATTGTAAAGGGAGAACCCTCCACCACCGCGGGGATTCCCGAATCTTTCAACGTATTGGTACAGGAACTGCGGGGCTTGGCGCTGGATATGACTATCTACGATGCCAAGGGAAAACAGATCCCCCTCACCGAGCGGGACGAGGAACTGATAACCAAAAGCGGTTCGAACTTTTAA
- the rplL gene encoding 50S ribosomal protein L7/L12 → MAALTTDQILEAISSMTVLEVSELVKAMEEKFGVSAAAPVAVAAVGAAAGAAPAEAAEEQTEFNVILKAYDDTKKIAVIKEVRAVTGLGLKEAKDLVEGAPKPLKENVSKDEAAKIKEQVTAAGGTVEVQ, encoded by the coding sequence ATGGCAGCCCTTACTACAGATCAGATTTTAGAAGCGATTTCTTCCATGACAGTTCTGGAAGTTTCCGAACTGGTTAAAGCCATGGAAGAAAAATTTGGTGTTTCCGCCGCCGCTCCCGTTGCAGTCGCCGCTGTTGGCGCCGCTGCCGGAGCCGCCCCCGCTGAAGCTGCGGAGGAACAGACGGAATTCAATGTAATTCTTAAGGCCTATGATGACACCAAGAAAATTGCGGTCATCAAAGAGGTCCGGGCTGTTACCGGTCTTGGTCTCAAGGAGGCAAAGGATCTTGTTGAGGGCGCTCCCAAGCCCCTCAAGGAGAATGTTTCCAAGGATGAGGCTGCAAAGATTAAGGAACAGGTCACTGCCGCCGGCGGTACGGTTGAAGTTCAGTAA